TCGAGGAAACGAGGAGTTGCGTGTAGGGCTCGCGCGGATCGTCGAGCACTCGGTCGGTCAGACCCTGTTCGATGACGGCGCCGTCCTTCATCACCATCATCCGGTGCGAAAGGAGGCGCGCCACGGCGAGGTCGTGGGTGACGATGACCGCCGCAAGGCCGAGGTCGTGGACGAGGCCGCGAACCAGATCTAGCAGGCGTGCCTGCACCGAGACGTCGAGGCCGCCGGTCGGCTCGTCCATAAAGACGAGGCGGGGCGAGGTGACCAGATTGCGGGCGATCTGCAGGCGCTGGCGCATGCCGCCGGAGAAGGCGCGCGGCTGATCGTCGATCCGGTCCTCTTCGATTTCCACGCGCCTCAGCCAGTCGCCTGCCGCCGCGCGGATATTTCCGTAGTGCCGGTCGCCGACCGCCATCAAGCGCTCGCCGACATTGGCACCGGCCGACACCGTCATCCTCAGCCCGTCTGCCGGGTTCTGATGCACGAAGCCCCAGTCGGTGCGCATCAGAAAGCGACGCTCGGCCTCGCTCATGCGCGCAAGATCCCGGTACTGGCCGTCGCGCATGTGATATTCGACGATGCCGGATGTCGGCATCAGCCGGGTCGAGAGGCAGGAGAGCAGCGTGGTCTTCCCCGAGCCGGATTCGCCGACGATGGCGAGCACCTCGCCCGGATAGAGCTCGAAGGAGACGTTGCGGCAGCCGATGCGACTTCCATAAAATTTCGAAACGTCACTGACTTTCAGAAGCGGCACGGCGCTCATACTGCAGCCTCCTGGCTTTCTTTCGCGGCGGGGGCGAGCATGGCACCGGCATGGCCGTGCGCCCGGCGATCCTCGCAATGGTCGGTGTCGGAGCAGACGAACATGCGCCCGCCCTTGTCGTCGAGCACGACCTCGTCGAGATAGACGTTCTCGGCGCCGCAAAGGGCGCAGGGCTTGTCGAATTTCTGGACCTCGAAGGGGTGATCCTCGAAATCGAGGCTGACGACCTCGGTATAGGGTGGCACCGCATAGATGCGCTTCTCCCGGCCGGCGCCGAAGAGCTGGAGGGCCTCCGACATATGCATCTTCGGATTGTCGAATTTCGGCGTCGGCGAGGGGTCCATCACGTAACGGTCCTCGACCTTCACAGGATAGGCGTAGGTCGTGGCGATATGGCCGTTGCGGGCGATGTCCTCGTAGAGCTTCACATGCATGAGCCCGTATTCCTCGAGCGCATGCATCTTGCGCGTCTCGGTTTCGCGCGGTTCGAGGAAGCGCAGCGGTTCCGGAATGGGCACCTGGTAGACGAGCGTCTGCCCCTCTCTCAGTTGCTCCTCGGGAATACGGTGCCGCGTCTGGATGATCGTCGCCTCCGTCGTCCTCGTGGTGACGGCGACATCGGCGACCTTCTGGAAGAAGGCGCGGATCGAAACGGCGTTCGTCGTGTCGTCGGCGCCCTGATCGATCACCTTGAGCACGTCGTCGGGCCCGAGGATGGAGGCGGTCACCTGCACGCCGCCGGTGCCCCAGCCATAGGGCATGGGCATTTCGCGGGAGGCGAAGGGCACCTGATAGCCCGGGATGGCGATCGCCTTCAGGATCGCGCGGCGGATCATCCGCTTCGTCTGCTCGTCCAGATAGGCGAAGTTGTAAGTTGCGAGGTCGTTCATTCGGCGGCCTCCTTCATGCCGTCCCTGCCGCCGGGCTGGGCGGCGTCGTGTTCCCGGCGCATGCGCCTGACCAGGTCGAGCTCGGCCTGGAAGTCGACGTAATGCGGCAGCTTCAGATGTTCGACGAAGCCGGTCGCCTGGACGTTGTCGGCATGCGAGATGACGAATTCCTGATCCTGGGCGGGGGCGACGATGTCCTCGTCGAATTCGTCGGTCCGGAGAGCCCGATCGACCAGCGACATCGACATCGCCTTGCGCTCGCTCTGGCCGAAGACGAGTCCGTAGCCGCGGGTGAATTGCGGCGGCTGCTTGGCCGAGCCTTTGAACTGGTTGACCATCTGGCATTCGGTAACGCGGATGACCCCAAGTGAAACGGCAAAGCCCAGCTCCGGCAGCTCCAGTTCGACCTCGACCTCGCCTATCCTGACCTCGCCGACGAAGGGATGCGTGCGGCCATAGCCGCGTTGCGTGGAGTAGGCGAGCGCCAGCAGGAATCCCTCGTCGCCACGGGCAAGCGCCTGCAGGCGGAGATCGCGCGCCATCGGAAATTCCATCGGCTCGCGCGTCAGGTCGCCCGCCACGTGAGCTTCCGGCATCTGGCCGTCGCCCTCGATCAGGCCTTCGCCGTCGAGAATGTCGGAGACGCGCATGACATGTTCGCCCGGCTCCTTGAGCGCCGGCTCATCGACCGGCTGTTCGCCGATGAGCGACGGGTCGAGAAGCCGGTGCGTATAGTCGAAGGTGGGGCCGAGCAGCTGGCCGCCGGGGAGGTCCTTGTAGGTGGCCGAGACGCGCCGTTCGACCTTCATTTTCGCGGTGTCGACCGGTTCGGAATAGCCGAAGCGCGGAAGGGTCGTGCGGTAGGCGCGCAGGATGAAGATCGCCTCGATCATGTCGCCGCGCGCCTGGCGCACGGCAAGCGCCGCAAGCGCACGGTCGTAAAGCGAGGCCTCGGCCATCACGCGGTCGACCGCGAGCCCGAGCTGCTCGACGACCTGTTCTATGGTGATCGCGGGCAGCGTCCGGTCGCCGCGCCGGCGGTCGGCCAGCAGCCGGTGAGCATTGGCAATGGCGGCTTCTCCGCCCTTGACGGCTACATACATGCGCTTACTCCCGCTCGAGTTTGGTGGTGCGCGGCAGGCAAAGCACTGCCTCGCGCGCCGTCAGGACGAGATCGATGCCGCGTGGAAAGATCGCCCGGTTGGCGGCCCAGAGGTCGAGGAACACGTCGGGCAGGCCCTTCGGTGCGATGACGATCCCGTTCTTGATTCCCGGTCCCCGGCCGATCAGCGGCTGCCCGCCCTCGAGCGCTTCCACCTCGACGACGAGCGTGGTGGAACGGTCGGGATATTCCTGCGTGCCGAGGGAGAACTGGTCGAAGCCCGGCACAGCCGCGTCCTTCTCGAAGAAGGCAAAGCGGGCTTCGTCCTTCGCCTCGGTGACGCCCGCGCCGGTGTGAAACGCGATCCACTTCGGCGCGGAGGATTTGGAGAGCGCCGGCGATAGCCAGACCGGCGTGTCGTGGTCGCAGAGCGTGAGCGCGACAGCTCCGCTTGCCTCTCCGAGTGGCGCCGGAGGGGCTGCAGCAGTGGAAAGCCGGCCGACGGTACCCGGGCGGGCGAAGCAGTCCATCAGGCTGCGGAACACGGACTGCGCCTCGAAGACAGGATCGGCGAAGGCGCCGCTATAGATTTGCGATTTGGCCTTCATCAATCCTCTCCGCGGACCATGGTGAAGAAGTCGACGCGGGTCGCAGCCGTTTCCTCGGCCTTGCGACGGTCTTCCGCATCAAGGCGAGCGGCCACCTGCTCGTGCAGCGCCTCGACGCTTGCGCGATGCGCAGCGCTCTGAAAAAGCGCGTCGAAGATCGCGGCAAAGCGGGCGCGT
The genomic region above belongs to Sinorhizobium meliloti and contains:
- the phnK gene encoding phosphonate C-P lyase system protein PhnK gives rise to the protein MSAVPLLKVSDVSKFYGSRIGCRNVSFELYPGEVLAIVGESGSGKTTLLSCLSTRLMPTSGIVEYHMRDGQYRDLARMSEAERRFLMRTDWGFVHQNPADGLRMTVSAGANVGERLMAVGDRHYGNIRAAAGDWLRRVEIEEDRIDDQPRAFSGGMRQRLQIARNLVTSPRLVFMDEPTGGLDVSVQARLLDLVRGLVHDLGLAAVIVTHDLAVARLLSHRMMVMKDGAVIEQGLTDRVLDDPREPYTQLLVSSILQV
- a CDS encoding alpha-D-ribose 1-methylphosphonate 5-phosphate C-P-lyase PhnJ yields the protein MNDLATYNFAYLDEQTKRMIRRAILKAIAIPGYQVPFASREMPMPYGWGTGGVQVTASILGPDDVLKVIDQGADDTTNAVSIRAFFQKVADVAVTTRTTEATIIQTRHRIPEEQLREGQTLVYQVPIPEPLRFLEPRETETRKMHALEEYGLMHVKLYEDIARNGHIATTYAYPVKVEDRYVMDPSPTPKFDNPKMHMSEALQLFGAGREKRIYAVPPYTEVVSLDFEDHPFEVQKFDKPCALCGAENVYLDEVVLDDKGGRMFVCSDTDHCEDRRAHGHAGAMLAPAAKESQEAAV
- a CDS encoding carbon-phosphorus lyase complex subunit PhnI, which encodes MYVAVKGGEAAIANAHRLLADRRRGDRTLPAITIEQVVEQLGLAVDRVMAEASLYDRALAALAVRQARGDMIEAIFILRAYRTTLPRFGYSEPVDTAKMKVERRVSATYKDLPGGQLLGPTFDYTHRLLDPSLIGEQPVDEPALKEPGEHVMRVSDILDGEGLIEGDGQMPEAHVAGDLTREPMEFPMARDLRLQALARGDEGFLLALAYSTQRGYGRTHPFVGEVRIGEVEVELELPELGFAVSLGVIRVTECQMVNQFKGSAKQPPQFTRGYGLVFGQSERKAMSMSLVDRALRTDEFDEDIVAPAQDQEFVISHADNVQATGFVEHLKLPHYVDFQAELDLVRRMRREHDAAQPGGRDGMKEAAE
- the phnH gene encoding phosphonate C-P lyase system protein PhnH, whose amino-acid sequence is MKAKSQIYSGAFADPVFEAQSVFRSLMDCFARPGTVGRLSTAAAPPAPLGEASGAVALTLCDHDTPVWLSPALSKSSAPKWIAFHTGAGVTEAKDEARFAFFEKDAAVPGFDQFSLGTQEYPDRSTTLVVEVEALEGGQPLIGRGPGIKNGIVIAPKGLPDVFLDLWAANRAIFPRGIDLVLTAREAVLCLPRTTKLERE